From Leptospira kirschneri serovar Cynopteri str. 3522 CT:
TGAATTTCTCCCATGATCAAAATTGGGATTTTAGGATCGATGTTACGTATGAGAAGTGCTTCTTCGATCGAATTGACCCCGATGCGTGAAATCCCCGCTTCGATACAAAGTCTGGTCATCGGTTCGATACCGTGACCGTATGCGTTGGATTTTAAAATTGCGGTCAATGTAGAGTTGGGGCGTAGAATGGATCGAAAGCTATCTAAATTGTTACTCAGAGAACGTTTCGAAATTTCAATCCAGGAAGAATAGGTATCTTTCATTGAACTACTACCAGAATTAATGTCTTGCAAATTCTTCCTATAGTTTTTTATTAACTGGATTGAAAAACAAAACGTTCCTGAAGGAATGTGCGAGAACTCATCGAGAGGCCCGGATGAAATATAAGGTAGTTCAACAATTTCCTGTCCCGTTGCAAAATCTATTAAAAGCAAGAGAAGATCGATATAAATATTTAGATAAATTCCCAGAATTAAAAAACGTAGAACTTATAGAAGAGAAAAAAGAAGGTAACTTAGTCTATCAAAAACGCAAAGTAAAACTTGCAGAATCCATGCCAAAGGTGCTCGCTACACTATTATCCGATCCGTCTTTATTAGAAAATTCAACATTCAATTTAGAAACCAATACTCACGAATTCACTTTAGCTCCTCCAGGAAACGAAAATATACTCAAGATCAGCGGGGTTTCCGTTTATAAAGAATTGGGTCCGGACAAATCCGAAAGAAGTTACGATGTAGAAGTGAAGTCGGGAGTGTTTTTGATGGGTGCAGCGATTGAAGCGGTTATTGAAGAAGTACATAAACATTCATTAGAAAAAGATAAGAATTCCATATCTGAATTTTTAAAATCATATCAAAGTTAAAAACGTCAAGGTTTTGATCCGTTAAACAGGTGCGATTG
This genomic window contains:
- a CDS encoding DUF2505 family protein — protein: MKYKVVQQFPVPLQNLLKAREDRYKYLDKFPELKNVELIEEKKEGNLVYQKRKVKLAESMPKVLATLLSDPSLLENSTFNLETNTHEFTLAPPGNENILKISGVSVYKELGPDKSERSYDVEVKSGVFLMGAAIEAVIEEVHKHSLEKDKNSISEFLKSYQS